In one Zymobacter palmae genomic region, the following are encoded:
- the trpB gene encoding tryptophan synthase subunit beta produces MTAHRPTQQPDRDGFFGIYGGRFVAETLMPLILDVEKNYTALKDDPAFKAELADLQRDYIGRQTPLYFAERLTEYLGGAKIYLKREDLNHTGAHKINNCIGQILVAKRMGKTHVIAETGAGMHGVATATVAARFGMRCTVFMGSTDIDRQQANVFRMKMLGATVIPVTAGNGTLKDAMNEALRYWVSHVDDTFYIIGTAAGPHPYPEMVRDFQSVIGREVREQILQKEGRLPDTLVACIGGGSNAIGLFHAMVNDEGVAMVGAEAGGLGLESGKHAAALNAGTPGILHGNLTYLLQSDDGQILDAHSVSAGLDYPGVGPEHSFFHDTGRVEYVTVNDDEAIKAFQLLCHIEGIIPALESSHALADVIRRAPTLPKDHIIVMNLSGRGDKDMDSVAHYLERHPEAQLDAIGGADNAAGQQEATR; encoded by the coding sequence GATCGTGATGGATTCTTCGGCATCTATGGCGGCCGCTTCGTTGCCGAAACGTTGATGCCGCTGATTCTGGACGTCGAAAAGAACTACACCGCGCTGAAGGATGACCCCGCTTTCAAAGCAGAGCTGGCTGATTTGCAGCGCGACTATATTGGTCGCCAGACGCCGCTCTACTTTGCCGAACGTCTGACCGAGTATCTCGGTGGCGCCAAGATCTACCTTAAGCGTGAAGACCTTAACCATACCGGTGCGCACAAGATCAACAACTGCATCGGGCAGATCCTGGTGGCTAAGCGCATGGGTAAAACGCATGTCATCGCTGAAACCGGCGCGGGCATGCACGGAGTTGCTACGGCAACCGTGGCAGCGCGCTTTGGCATGCGTTGCACTGTCTTTATGGGGTCTACCGATATCGACCGCCAGCAGGCCAACGTTTTCCGTATGAAGATGCTGGGCGCTACGGTCATTCCCGTTACTGCGGGCAACGGCACCCTCAAGGATGCGATGAACGAGGCGCTGCGCTACTGGGTCTCTCACGTTGACGATACGTTCTACATCATCGGTACGGCGGCTGGCCCGCACCCGTATCCTGAAATGGTTCGCGACTTCCAGTCTGTCATCGGTCGCGAAGTCCGCGAACAGATTTTGCAGAAGGAAGGGCGCTTGCCTGACACATTGGTGGCCTGCATCGGTGGCGGTTCCAATGCAATCGGTCTATTCCACGCGATGGTGAATGATGAAGGCGTCGCGATGGTGGGTGCCGAAGCGGGTGGTCTGGGGCTGGAATCCGGCAAGCATGCCGCAGCGCTTAACGCGGGCACGCCCGGCATTCTGCACGGCAACCTGACGTACCTGCTGCAGAGTGATGATGGTCAGATTTTGGATGCGCACTCTGTCTCCGCTGGGCTCGACTACCCAGGGGTAGGGCCGGAACACTCCTTTTTCCATGACACGGGGCGCGTTGAGTACGTCACCGTGAATGATGATGAAGCGATCAAGGCCTTCCAGCTGCTCTGCCATATCGAAGGCATCATCCCCGCACTGGAATCGTCGCATGCACTGGCCGACGTCATTCGTCGTGCGCCGACGCTGCCCAAAGACCACATCATCGTGATGAACCTGAGTGGGCGTGGCGACAAAGACATGGACAGTGTCGCGCACTATCTGGAACGACATCCCGAAGCACAGCTTGACGCTATCGGTGGTGCTGACAATGCTGCTGGCCAACAGGAGGCTACCCGATGA
- the trpA gene encoding tryptophan synthase subunit alpha, which produces MSRINACFERLHAENRAALITFIMAGDGGEATSQAVLNALPAAGADIIELGMPFSDPVADGPSIQLAGQRALDNGHRMADTLALVKTFREQNDTTPIVLMGYGNTVYFHGIEAFIDQAKNAGVDGLIIVDIPAEHDAMLAAPARAKGLDVIQLATPTTDDVRLPAVLKNSSGFLYYVSIAGVTGSQAPDIAKVHQAVTRLKASTQTPVAVGFGVRTAEQAAAIGAFSDGVVVGSAIVDAQARAATTEEAVANVVELTNSLAEGIRRAR; this is translated from the coding sequence ATGAGTCGTATCAATGCCTGTTTCGAACGCCTGCACGCTGAAAACCGTGCAGCCCTGATTACTTTCATCATGGCAGGGGACGGCGGCGAGGCCACTTCTCAGGCGGTGCTGAATGCCTTGCCAGCGGCCGGTGCCGACATCATTGAACTGGGCATGCCGTTTTCTGACCCTGTTGCCGATGGCCCCAGCATTCAGCTGGCGGGACAGCGCGCGCTGGATAATGGGCACCGCATGGCCGACACGCTAGCGTTGGTCAAAACGTTTCGTGAACAGAACGATACGACCCCCATCGTACTGATGGGCTATGGCAACACGGTCTATTTCCACGGTATAGAGGCGTTCATCGACCAGGCTAAAAACGCTGGTGTCGATGGCCTTATCATCGTGGATATTCCTGCCGAACACGATGCGATGTTGGCTGCTCCGGCGCGTGCTAAAGGGCTGGACGTCATTCAGCTGGCTACGCCAACAACAGATGATGTACGTCTGCCTGCCGTACTGAAGAACAGCAGCGGCTTCCTGTATTACGTCTCGATTGCTGGGGTTACCGGCAGCCAAGCGCCAGACATTGCCAAAGTGCATCAGGCGGTTACGCGGCTCAAAGCATCTACACAAACGCCGGTTGCTGTTGGTTTTGGTGTGCGCACGGCTGAACAGGCTGCTGCCATTGGGGCGTTCAGTGATGGTGTGGTGGTCGGGTCCGCCATTGTTGATGCGCAGGCACGTGCGGCAACAACCGAAGAGGCAGTGGCAAACGTCGTCGAGCTGACAAATAGTTTGGCGGAAGGTATTCGTCGCGCTCGCTAA
- a CDS encoding FlxA-like family protein: protein MSISGVSSTTSTQSTARPANYDQQIEAVEKQIASLQSKVSEVDTDSEGSEEVIQQLQSQIQMLQAQLQQLQQQKAAAQTTQEVPPPKVDPSAQNSASTSTGGNVDLFA, encoded by the coding sequence ATGAGCATTTCAGGGGTAAGTAGCACTACATCGACTCAGTCGACAGCCCGCCCGGCCAATTATGACCAGCAGATCGAAGCCGTCGAAAAACAGATTGCATCACTGCAAAGCAAAGTCAGCGAAGTAGACACTGACAGCGAAGGCTCTGAAGAAGTCATTCAGCAATTGCAGTCTCAAATCCAGATGTTGCAGGCGCAGTTGCAGCAGCTTCAGCAGCAGAAAGCCGCTGCACAGACAACACAGGAAGTACCGCCGCCGAAAGTCGACCCGTCTGCGCAGAACAGTGCCAGCACGTCGACAGGCGGTAATGTCGACCTGTTCGCCTAG